From a single Stackebrandtia endophytica genomic region:
- a CDS encoding ATP-dependent Clp protease ATP-binding subunit: MSMDSFAGTGAFDDLINRFFGGDPFANRTVQRVDLNRLLSDQSRSLLTSAVRHAQEQGVDVDVTHLLWAACQADPARRMLSESGADPDALARRMDESVVAGEPSTTVPPLTPAAKRALQDAHGQARAAGVSYIGPEHILLGIAANPETAAGRALRSLVEEGGSADGSPGGGATPTIDEYGRDMTEEARAGDLDPVVGREEEIQDTIEILSRRTKNNPVLIGEPGVGKTAIVEGLAQRIVNNDVPDVLSGKRVVTLDLAGMIAGSKYRGEFEERLKKVISEAQAAEGGLILFLDEIHTVVGAGSGEGSMDASNMLKPALARGELHVVGATTLDEYRKNIEKDSALERRFQPVMVPEPTVDETVEILHGLRDHYEAHHQVRFTDEALDAAAGLSARYVTNRFLPDKAIDLIDQAGARVRLRSRTPAPDTRQIEEEITRLTNDKDAAVDAEDYRRASELKTDIAAAETRLAEARSETGPVPTVGVNDIAEVISRRTGVPVTQLTQAERDRLLSLEQHLHDRVIGQDEAVTAVAEAVRRARAGLADPKRPDGSFMFLGPTGVGKTELARALAEALFGDEASMVRFDMSEFQEKHTVSRLVGAPPGYVGYEEAGQLTEAVRRRPYRVLLFDEVEKAHPDVFNTLLQLLDDGRVTDAQGRTVDFSNTIVIMTSNVGADRILAAQNAGQSVAGLRDELMERLGERFRPEFLNRIDEIIVFTALDRDQLRQITALFVDRTRRRLAAQEIDLEVGDDALDRLAEIGYQPEFGARPLRRAIQRELDNRVSSLVLSDDVAAGDTIEVSVSDGDLSLAVRRPK, encoded by the coding sequence ATGTCCATGGACTCGTTCGCCGGGACCGGTGCCTTCGACGATCTCATCAACCGGTTCTTCGGCGGTGATCCGTTCGCCAACCGCACGGTGCAGCGGGTCGACCTGAACCGGTTGCTGTCGGATCAGTCGCGGTCGCTGTTGACCTCGGCGGTACGACATGCCCAGGAGCAGGGCGTCGACGTCGACGTCACCCACCTGCTGTGGGCGGCTTGCCAGGCCGACCCGGCTCGCCGGATGCTCTCGGAGTCCGGCGCCGACCCCGACGCGTTGGCGCGGCGCATGGACGAGTCGGTGGTGGCGGGTGAACCTTCGACGACGGTGCCGCCGTTGACTCCCGCGGCTAAACGGGCGTTGCAGGACGCGCACGGCCAGGCGAGGGCCGCCGGGGTGTCCTATATCGGCCCCGAACACATCCTGCTGGGCATCGCCGCCAATCCGGAGACCGCGGCCGGGCGGGCGCTGCGGTCGCTGGTCGAGGAGGGTGGATCGGCCGACGGCAGTCCCGGGGGCGGTGCCACCCCGACCATCGACGAGTACGGCCGTGATATGACCGAGGAGGCGCGTGCCGGCGATCTGGATCCGGTGGTGGGCCGTGAGGAGGAGATCCAGGACACCATCGAGATCCTGTCCCGGCGCACCAAGAACAATCCGGTCCTCATCGGTGAACCGGGAGTGGGAAAGACCGCCATCGTGGAGGGTCTGGCGCAACGCATCGTCAACAACGACGTGCCCGACGTACTCAGTGGGAAACGGGTGGTGACCCTGGACCTGGCCGGGATGATCGCCGGCAGCAAGTATCGGGGCGAGTTCGAGGAGCGACTCAAGAAGGTCATATCCGAGGCGCAGGCCGCCGAAGGTGGGTTGATCCTGTTCCTCGACGAGATCCACACCGTTGTCGGCGCCGGTAGTGGTGAGGGCTCGATGGACGCGTCCAACATGCTGAAACCGGCGTTGGCGCGTGGCGAGCTCCACGTGGTCGGTGCGACCACATTGGATGAATACCGGAAGAACATCGAGAAGGACTCCGCCTTGGAGCGCCGATTTCAACCGGTCATGGTGCCCGAGCCCACCGTGGACGAAACCGTCGAGATCCTGCACGGGCTGCGCGACCACTACGAGGCCCATCATCAGGTTCGATTCACCGACGAGGCACTCGACGCCGCGGCCGGGCTGTCGGCCCGTTACGTCACCAACCGGTTCCTACCCGACAAGGCGATCGACCTCATCGACCAGGCCGGTGCGCGGGTGAGACTGCGGTCGCGGACCCCGGCGCCGGACACCCGGCAGATCGAGGAGGAGATCACGCGGCTGACCAACGACAAGGACGCCGCCGTCGACGCCGAGGACTACCGACGGGCGTCGGAGTTGAAAACGGACATCGCCGCGGCCGAGACCAGGCTGGCGGAGGCGCGTTCGGAGACCGGACCGGTCCCCACCGTCGGCGTCAACGACATCGCCGAGGTCATCAGCCGCCGCACGGGGGTGCCGGTCACCCAGTTGACCCAGGCGGAACGAGACCGGTTGCTGTCGTTGGAACAGCACCTGCACGACCGGGTCATCGGGCAGGACGAGGCCGTCACCGCCGTCGCCGAGGCGGTTCGACGGGCACGCGCCGGTTTGGCCGACCCGAAACGTCCCGACGGCTCGTTCATGTTCCTCGGCCCCACCGGCGTCGGCAAGACCGAACTGGCCCGTGCGTTGGCGGAGGCGCTGTTCGGTGACGAGGCCAGCATGGTGCGGTTCGACATGAGCGAGTTCCAGGAGAAGCACACCGTCAGTCGACTGGTCGGAGCCCCGCCCGGCTATGTCGGATACGAGGAGGCCGGACAACTGACCGAGGCGGTCCGCCGCCGCCCCTATCGGGTGCTGCTGTTCGACGAGGTCGAGAAGGCCCACCCGGATGTGTTCAACACGTTGCTGCAACTCCTGGACGACGGTCGGGTGACCGACGCACAGGGCCGCACCGTCGACTTCAGCAACACCATCGTCATCATGACCAGCAATGTCGGCGCCGACCGGATCCTGGCCGCACAGAACGCCGGACAGTCGGTCGCCGGTCTACGCGACGAACTCATGGAACGCCTGGGCGAACGGTTCCGGCCGGAGTTCCTGAACCGCATCGACGAGATCATCGTCTTCACCGCACTGGACCGGGACCAACTGCGGCAGATCACCGCACTGTTCGTGGACCGGACCCGGCGTCGCCTGGCAGCCCAGGAGATCGACCTGGAGGTCGGTGACGACGCGCTCGACAGGCTGGCCGAGATCGGGTACCAACCCGAGTTCGGGGCCCGGCCACTGCGCCGGGCGATTCAGCGGGAGTTGGACAACCGGGTGTCCAGTCTGGTGCTGTCGGACGACGTGGCGGCGGGCGACACCATCGAGGTGTCCGTCTCCGACGGTGATCTGAGCCTGGCGGTGCGGCGACCGAAGTGA
- a CDS encoding HdeD family acid-resistance protein produces MRELLARTWGLVVFRGVIGVLFGALAMIWPQITLFALVIMFGAYALVDGVVAIAMGVAGRGGERWLMFLMGLLGVAAGVIAFVWPGVTALVLLYLIAFWAFLSGLTYLAAAWRLRKQISNEWLLALTGVASLALGVVLLLQPATGALALVFTIGIFAVVWGVLSIGLGIRMRTVSKQGGSIDVAQFS; encoded by the coding sequence TTGCGTGAGCTGCTGGCACGTACCTGGGGACTGGTGGTGTTTCGTGGCGTCATCGGCGTGCTGTTCGGCGCGTTGGCGATGATCTGGCCACAGATAACCCTGTTCGCGCTGGTGATCATGTTCGGCGCCTATGCGTTGGTCGATGGAGTCGTCGCGATCGCGATGGGGGTCGCCGGGCGCGGTGGTGAACGCTGGTTGATGTTCCTGATGGGACTGTTGGGCGTGGCCGCCGGGGTGATCGCCTTCGTGTGGCCGGGGGTGACGGCGCTGGTGCTGCTTTATCTGATCGCGTTCTGGGCGTTCCTTTCGGGACTCACCTATCTGGCCGCGGCTTGGCGGTTGCGCAAGCAGATCAGCAATGAGTGGCTGTTGGCGTTGACCGGGGTCGCGTCGCTGGCGCTCGGCGTGGTCCTGTTGCTGCAGCCGGCGACCGGGGCGCTCGCCCTGGTGTTCACCATCGGAATCTTCGCGGTGGTGTGGGGTGTGCTCAGCATCGGTCTGGGTATTCGGATGCGCACCGTGTCCAAGCAGGGCGGAAGTATCGACGTGGCTCAGTTCAGCTGA
- a CDS encoding multidrug effflux MFS transporter — protein MSTPVAAADTASPTTQQPRRSIVVLVLVLGTLAATGPLATDLYLPAFPAIADDLGATEAQISLTLTAAMIGLALGQLVIGPMSDAWGRRKPLLIGTVIFTIASLLCMFVPSATAFIVVRFIQGMAGAAGAVISRAIARDHFEGDDVARFFSRLMLVTMLAPMLGPVLGAQLLVLGPWQLSFAVLTAVAVLSLVLVYFFLPESLPAHERKPLRPAQLWSTVSSLVRDVRFMGPVLTLSMVFAVMFTYIANFSFVSQNEFDATAQGFAIMFGINTVGLLIGTQVNGFLIGRVETTRRLIGGLVGTLLSVAALAVVDVTGQAGVVSITIVFFLLMFSVGFVFPNATTMALSSQPPSVAGTASALMGTLQFALGGGLSTLATMTATGTVTLDSMATVMVVVSVIAAVIFAVSHRRAARFAA, from the coding sequence TTGTCTACCCCCGTCGCAGCAGCCGACACCGCGAGCCCGACCACTCAGCAACCACGTCGCTCGATCGTGGTGCTCGTCCTCGTACTCGGAACCCTCGCCGCCACCGGGCCGCTGGCGACCGACCTGTACCTTCCCGCGTTTCCCGCGATCGCCGACGACCTGGGCGCCACTGAGGCCCAGATCTCACTGACCTTGACCGCCGCGATGATCGGTCTGGCCTTGGGCCAGTTGGTGATCGGGCCGATGAGCGACGCGTGGGGACGACGCAAACCACTGCTGATCGGTACGGTGATCTTCACGATCGCGTCGCTGCTGTGCATGTTCGTTCCGTCGGCCACCGCGTTCATCGTGGTGCGGTTCATTCAGGGAATGGCCGGCGCCGCCGGTGCGGTGATCTCACGGGCCATCGCCCGCGACCACTTCGAGGGTGACGACGTCGCCCGCTTCTTCTCTCGACTGATGCTGGTCACGATGCTGGCACCGATGCTCGGCCCGGTGTTGGGCGCCCAGTTGCTGGTGCTCGGCCCGTGGCAGTTGAGCTTCGCCGTGCTGACTGCGGTCGCGGTGTTGAGCCTGGTACTGGTCTACTTCTTCCTCCCCGAGTCGCTGCCGGCCCACGAGCGCAAGCCGCTGCGTCCGGCACAGCTGTGGTCGACGGTGTCGAGCCTGGTGCGGGATGTGCGGTTCATGGGGCCGGTCTTGACGTTGTCGATGGTGTTCGCGGTCATGTTCACCTACATCGCGAACTTCTCCTTCGTGTCGCAGAACGAGTTCGACGCCACGGCTCAGGGTTTCGCGATCATGTTCGGCATCAACACGGTCGGCCTGCTGATCGGTACTCAGGTCAACGGGTTCCTGATCGGTCGGGTCGAGACCACCCGCCGCTTGATCGGCGGTCTGGTGGGTACGTTGCTGTCGGTCGCGGCGCTGGCCGTCGTCGACGTGACCGGCCAGGCCGGGGTCGTCAGCATCACCATCGTGTTCTTCCTGTTGATGTTCAGTGTCGGTTTCGTCTTCCCCAACGCCACCACCATGGCGCTGTCCAGTCAGCCGCCGTCGGTCGCGGGAACGGCCTCGGCGTTGATGGGCACCCTCCAGTTCGCGCTGGGCGGGGGTCTGTCCACGCTGGCCACCATGACGGCGACCGGCACGGTCACGCTCGACAGCATGGCGACGGTCATGGTCGTCGTGTCGGTGATCGCCGCGGTGATCTTCGCGGTGTCGCATCGCCGGGCAGCTCGATTCGCCGCTTAG
- a CDS encoding endonuclease/exonuclease/phosphatase family protein has product MTGIGAGIAGAALGMPAAAAAEDTASAKLQRLRFATFNIHHGASPDDQLDLERIATVIKSMNVDVIGLQEVDRFWPRSDFVDQPQWLSRRLGMWKAYGANLILPPDDEAEEPGELNREYGTLILSKWPIVHQRNIALPKFPEGEQRGLMRTSIATPLGLITFANTHLQHNNAEERQLQAETIVDMMGPRSRKTILVGDFNAEAGTAEIDTIDSLFDDAWAQAGDGPGYTYDTLDPSVRIDYVWSSPDLEVTTAQVVTDDPLASDHLPVVTEYRYGWRSA; this is encoded by the coding sequence TTGACCGGGATCGGTGCCGGCATCGCCGGCGCCGCGCTCGGCATGCCGGCGGCCGCGGCCGCCGAGGACACCGCCTCGGCCAAGTTGCAACGGCTTCGGTTCGCCACCTTCAACATCCACCACGGCGCCAGCCCCGATGACCAACTGGATCTGGAGCGAATCGCCACCGTCATCAAGTCCATGAACGTCGACGTCATCGGGCTGCAGGAGGTCGACCGGTTCTGGCCCCGCAGCGACTTCGTCGACCAACCGCAGTGGTTGAGTCGTCGGCTGGGGATGTGGAAGGCATACGGCGCCAACCTGATCCTGCCGCCCGATGACGAGGCCGAGGAGCCCGGCGAGCTCAACCGCGAGTACGGCACCTTGATCCTGTCGAAATGGCCGATCGTCCACCAGCGCAACATCGCGTTGCCGAAGTTCCCCGAAGGGGAACAGCGCGGCCTGATGCGGACCTCCATCGCCACCCCGTTGGGGTTGATCACCTTCGCCAACACCCACCTCCAGCACAACAACGCCGAGGAGCGGCAGCTGCAGGCCGAGACGATCGTGGACATGATGGGGCCGCGCTCCCGGAAGACGATCCTGGTCGGCGACTTCAACGCCGAGGCCGGTACCGCCGAGATCGACACGATCGACTCGTTGTTCGACGACGCGTGGGCCCAGGCCGGTGACGGCCCGGGGTACACCTACGACACCCTCGATCCCAGTGTTCGCATCGATTACGTCTGGTCGTCACCGGATCTGGAGGTCACCACCGCCCAGGTGGTGACCGACGACCCGTTGGCCTCCGACCATCTCCCGGTGGTCACCGAGTACCGGTACGGCTGGCGTTCGGCCTGA
- a CDS encoding GNAT family N-acetyltransferase, translated as MVLPPAIHGREALLDAAGDDPLVACFAAEDSVGYIDGDAVVWHRLFHDNRTVHAVGTPDRVAELFARVVPSSNATRYTIPQPVFDAVPRQPRVGGRWHWFYTRTAPAVHEAEDRCGWLTPREYPEVDALLDVAFPTASSRPNTDRELIGWYGARDDDGRLIACGNSNTTAGIGPMLGAIAVHPDARRRGLASGLTSWVTRALLADGHPMVALGSYAGEDATHRIYRRLGYQDIHVLVSGRLDESSN; from the coding sequence ATGGTGTTGCCTCCCGCGATTCACGGTAGAGAAGCCCTGTTGGACGCCGCCGGCGACGATCCGCTCGTCGCATGTTTCGCCGCCGAGGACTCGGTGGGCTACATCGACGGCGACGCGGTGGTCTGGCACCGGCTGTTCCATGACAATCGCACCGTCCACGCCGTCGGCACGCCGGACCGGGTGGCCGAACTGTTCGCGCGGGTGGTTCCGTCGTCGAATGCGACCCGGTACACGATTCCGCAGCCGGTGTTCGACGCCGTGCCGCGTCAGCCGCGGGTCGGTGGTCGGTGGCACTGGTTCTATACCCGGACGGCCCCTGCGGTTCACGAGGCGGAGGACCGATGCGGCTGGTTGACGCCACGGGAGTATCCGGAGGTCGACGCGCTGTTGGATGTCGCGTTTCCGACCGCGTCGAGTCGCCCCAACACCGACCGGGAGCTGATCGGTTGGTACGGAGCTCGCGATGACGACGGGCGACTGATCGCATGCGGGAACTCCAACACCACCGCGGGCATCGGTCCGATGTTGGGGGCGATCGCGGTGCACCCCGACGCCCGTCGACGCGGGTTGGCCTCGGGTTTGACGTCGTGGGTGACCCGGGCTCTGCTGGCCGATGGGCATCCGATGGTGGCGTTGGGTTCCTATGCGGGTGAGGACGCGACGCACCGGATCTACCGGCGACTGGGCTATCAGGACATTCACGTGCTGGTGTCGGGTCGACTCGACGAATCGTCGAACTGA
- the ruvC gene encoding crossover junction endodeoxyribonuclease RuvC yields the protein MRVMGVDPGLTRCGVGVVEGTPGRPCRMVTVGVVRTPPDADLADRLLTVDDMLSRYVEKYRPDAVAVERVFSQHNVASVIGTAQASAVAILVGARRGIPVHTYTPSEAKAAITGSGTADKKQMTTMVTRLLRLDEPPKPADAADALALAICHVWRGGTRARIQRAAQLQQTPKGAQA from the coding sequence GTGCGAGTGATGGGAGTCGACCCCGGCCTGACCCGCTGCGGCGTCGGAGTCGTCGAGGGCACCCCCGGCCGCCCCTGTCGCATGGTCACCGTCGGAGTGGTGCGCACCCCTCCCGACGCCGATCTCGCCGACCGACTGTTGACAGTGGACGACATGCTGTCTCGATACGTCGAGAAGTACCGTCCCGACGCGGTCGCCGTCGAACGGGTGTTCAGCCAGCACAACGTCGCCAGCGTCATCGGAACCGCGCAGGCGTCGGCAGTGGCGATACTGGTCGGTGCGCGCCGTGGCATACCCGTCCACACCTATACGCCCAGCGAGGCCAAGGCGGCCATCACCGGTTCGGGAACCGCCGACAAGAAACAGATGACCACGATGGTCACTCGACTGTTGCGACTGGACGAACCGCCCAAACCCGCCGACGCCGCCGACGCGTTGGCGTTGGCCATCTGCCATGTGTGGCGCGGTGGCACCCGGGCCCGAATCCAACGGGCCGCCCAACTCCAGCAGACCCCGAAGGGAGCACAGGCGTGA
- the ruvA gene encoding Holliday junction branch migration protein RuvA encodes MIASLTGTVASAGADSAVISVAGIGYLVKATPNTLANLRVGTECSLHTTLIVREESLTLYGFATAAERDLFELLQTASGVGPRLAQAALAVHSPAAVRRAIATGDTASLTRIPGVGKKGADRLVLELKDKIGVVAGPIDEVADDTGRPPGWRDQVSQGLQALGWSAKDAASAITKIDVEGTAQTDVATLLKQAIRVLGAK; translated from the coding sequence GTGATCGCTAGCCTGACCGGAACCGTTGCCTCAGCCGGAGCCGACAGCGCGGTGATCTCGGTGGCCGGGATCGGATACCTCGTGAAGGCGACACCGAACACCCTCGCCAACCTGCGGGTGGGAACGGAATGCTCGCTGCACACCACCCTGATCGTGAGGGAGGAGTCGCTGACGCTCTACGGGTTCGCCACCGCCGCCGAACGCGACCTGTTCGAGCTGCTTCAGACCGCCAGCGGTGTGGGGCCTCGACTGGCGCAGGCCGCGTTGGCGGTACACAGTCCGGCCGCGGTGCGGCGCGCGATCGCCACCGGCGACACCGCGAGCCTCACCCGTATTCCCGGAGTGGGAAAGAAGGGCGCCGACCGGCTGGTGTTGGAGCTGAAGGACAAGATCGGAGTGGTTGCCGGTCCGATCGACGAGGTCGCCGACGACACCGGTCGCCCTCCCGGATGGCGTGACCAGGTGTCCCAGGGCCTGCAGGCCCTGGGATGGTCGGCCAAGGACGCGGCCTCGGCCATCACGAAGATCGACGTCGAGGGCACGGCGCAGACCGATGTGGCGACCCTGCTGAAACAGGCCATCCGGGTATTGGGGGCCAAATGA
- the ruvB gene encoding Holliday junction branch migration DNA helicase RuvB, which translates to MSEFDDLYEPDLVSAQALPTDGGAEAGVRPAKLDELIGQNRVREQLELLLSGAKARQTAPDHILLSGPPGLGKTTLAMIVAAELGVALRQTSGPAIERSGDLAAVLTSLGPSEVLFIDEIHRMARPAEELLYTAMEDYRVDVMVGKGPGATAIPLDLEPFTLVGATTRSGLLTGPLRDRFGFVGQLDFYDRVDLEAIVGRTATILQVDITDEGAAEIAGRSRGTPRIANRLLRRVRDFAQVRADGVITRPIAREALALYDVDEIGLDRLDRAVLTALVDLFSGGPVGLNTLAVAVGEQPDTVEEVCEPFLVRAGMLARTPRGRVATVHGWRHLGRTPPVSGAGVAPAPLFDEADHSPP; encoded by the coding sequence ATGAGCGAGTTCGACGACCTGTACGAACCCGACCTGGTCTCCGCGCAGGCCCTGCCCACCGACGGCGGAGCCGAAGCCGGCGTGCGGCCGGCGAAACTGGACGAACTCATCGGTCAGAACCGTGTCCGGGAACAGCTCGAACTGCTGTTGTCCGGAGCGAAGGCACGCCAGACGGCTCCGGACCACATCCTGCTGTCGGGCCCGCCCGGCTTGGGAAAGACGACGCTGGCGATGATCGTGGCCGCCGAACTGGGGGTGGCGCTTCGGCAGACCTCCGGACCGGCGATCGAACGATCGGGTGACCTGGCGGCCGTCCTCACCTCCCTGGGCCCCTCGGAGGTCCTGTTCATCGACGAGATCCACCGCATGGCACGCCCGGCGGAGGAACTGCTGTACACCGCCATGGAGGACTACCGCGTCGACGTCATGGTCGGCAAGGGCCCCGGTGCGACCGCGATTCCGTTGGACCTGGAACCGTTCACGCTGGTCGGCGCGACCACCAGGTCGGGCCTGTTGACCGGACCGCTGCGCGACCGGTTCGGCTTCGTCGGTCAGCTCGACTTCTACGACCGGGTCGATCTGGAGGCCATCGTGGGACGCACCGCGACGATCCTGCAGGTCGACATCACCGACGAGGGCGCCGCCGAGATCGCCGGCCGATCCCGTGGCACACCACGTATCGCCAACCGCCTGCTCCGCCGGGTTCGCGACTTCGCGCAGGTGCGCGCCGACGGTGTCATCACCCGACCGATAGCCCGTGAGGCCCTTGCGCTGTACGACGTCGACGAGATCGGCCTGGACCGGTTGGACCGCGCGGTGTTGACCGCGCTGGTCGACCTGTTCTCGGGTGGTCCGGTGGGGTTGAACACGCTGGCGGTAGCGGTGGGGGAGCAACCCGACACCGTCGAGGAGGTGTGTGAACCGTTCCTGGTCAGAGCCGGAATGTTGGCGCGCACCCCCCGGGGGCGGGTCGCGACGGTCCACGGTTGGCGGCACCTGGGGCGCACACCCCCCGTTTCGGGTGCCGGGGTGGCGCCGGCTCCGCTGTTCGACGAGGCAGACCACTCTCCACCTTGA
- the yajC gene encoding preprotein translocase subunit YajC, with translation MPLILIAMLAAMYFLVMRPNNKRRREMQEKQRNASSGQTIVTIGGLHATIIDSDDTTVTLEVSPGVMCVYERGAIARVLEDDVEDTTVPDNAAELTEDQPELKHTDEKSDSKDADEAAGNKPRNDGTQN, from the coding sequence ATGCCCCTCATCCTCATCGCGATGCTTGCGGCGATGTATTTCCTCGTCATGCGTCCGAACAACAAGCGGCGACGGGAGATGCAGGAGAAGCAACGCAACGCGTCCTCAGGACAGACGATCGTCACCATCGGTGGGCTGCACGCCACCATCATCGACAGTGACGACACCACCGTGACGCTGGAAGTCAGCCCGGGTGTCATGTGCGTATACGAACGTGGCGCCATCGCCAGGGTGCTCGAGGACGACGTCGAGGACACCACGGTGCCCGACAACGCCGCTGAACTCACCGAGGACCAGCCTGAGCTCAAGCACACCGACGAGAAGTCGGACAGCAAGGACGCCGACGAGGCCGCCGGCAACAAGCCGCGGAACGACGGCACCCAGAACTAA
- the secD gene encoding protein translocase subunit SecD yields the protein MARRRKGLARKQLRVMPYFIVLGVVTCLLWLSAFAGVDFQRFPTPKLGLDLQGGMSMTLSAEMPDGGTPDAASMEQARQIIEDRVNGTGVAEPEIYVEGTSNIVVNVAGQESDADELREVGAPAELRFRQVLSGPVPDYTMQDPEDFANLPEEEPSTEPSDDPDADPSEEIDASPSPDGEEPADDASESPDPDAGETPAEDEVDDPADSDPALEDQREAVRAKIDPQTWSMAESFIAAGQAISPQELPIYMEALAEFGELTPDEVGALSLEMQLMIPTIGCGQLNARSPGSISAMDQQVVACDRATPEQMAAAAEAGQSPFAKYLLAESTVEGQDVATAAIQQDSTNPRNWAVGLSFTGAGQDRWIALAQQAQGTQVAVVLDNVVVTAPTIQPGAASGGNVEITGQFTADQARLLAEQLKYGSLPLAFKVETIDKVSATLGLGQMQAGLLAGAIGVALVVLYCLAYYRFLGIIVILSLVVSGALVYPAVAMLGQQIGFTLTLAGIAGLIVAIGITADSFVVFFERLKDEMKEGRSPRSAVPRAWVRARRTIMSANTVSILASIILYFLAIGAVKGFAFTLGLSTIMDIVVVFLFTHPVVSWMSRRGRVLSSARLSGLYSGTAIGSRPTSGAVAVKES from the coding sequence GTGGCTCGTAGACGAAAAGGGCTGGCTCGCAAACAGTTGCGAGTGATGCCCTACTTCATCGTGCTGGGCGTGGTGACGTGCCTGCTATGGCTGTCGGCCTTCGCCGGGGTCGATTTCCAGCGTTTCCCAACGCCTAAGCTGGGCCTGGACCTGCAGGGCGGCATGAGCATGACTCTGTCGGCCGAGATGCCCGACGGTGGCACTCCCGACGCCGCCAGCATGGAGCAGGCACGTCAGATCATCGAGGATCGGGTCAACGGCACCGGTGTCGCCGAACCGGAGATCTACGTCGAGGGCACCAGCAACATCGTCGTCAACGTCGCCGGTCAGGAATCCGACGCCGACGAGTTGCGTGAGGTCGGTGCCCCGGCCGAACTGCGTTTCCGCCAGGTGTTGTCCGGACCGGTTCCCGACTACACGATGCAGGACCCCGAGGACTTCGCCAACCTGCCCGAGGAGGAGCCCTCGACGGAGCCGTCCGACGACCCCGACGCCGACCCCAGCGAGGAGATCGACGCGTCTCCGAGCCCGGACGGTGAGGAGCCCGCCGACGACGCCTCCGAAAGCCCCGACCCCGACGCCGGTGAGACCCCGGCCGAGGACGAGGTCGACGACCCCGCCGACAGCGACCCGGCGCTGGAGGACCAGCGGGAAGCCGTCCGCGCCAAGATCGACCCGCAGACCTGGTCGATGGCCGAAAGCTTCATCGCCGCCGGCCAGGCGATCTCTCCCCAGGAACTGCCGATCTACATGGAGGCGCTGGCCGAGTTCGGCGAGCTGACCCCCGACGAGGTCGGTGCGCTCTCCCTGGAGATGCAGCTGATGATCCCCACCATCGGTTGTGGACAGCTCAACGCACGTTCACCGGGCTCGATCTCGGCAATGGACCAGCAGGTCGTCGCATGTGACCGTGCGACCCCCGAACAGATGGCCGCCGCCGCCGAGGCGGGACAGTCGCCGTTCGCCAAGTACCTGCTCGCCGAGTCCACCGTTGAGGGACAGGACGTCGCCACCGCGGCGATCCAGCAGGACTCGACCAACCCGCGCAACTGGGCGGTCGGTCTCTCCTTCACCGGCGCCGGACAAGACCGTTGGATCGCTCTGGCCCAACAGGCTCAGGGCACCCAGGTCGCGGTCGTCCTCGACAACGTCGTGGTGACCGCACCGACGATCCAGCCGGGCGCCGCCAGCGGCGGCAACGTCGAGATCACCGGCCAGTTCACCGCCGACCAGGCGCGATTGTTGGCCGAACAGCTGAAGTACGGTTCGCTGCCGTTGGCGTTCAAGGTCGAGACGATCGACAAGGTCTCCGCGACTCTGGGCCTCGGCCAGATGCAGGCCGGCCTCCTGGCCGGTGCGATCGGTGTGGCCTTGGTGGTCCTGTACTGCCTGGCTTACTACCGATTCCTCGGCATCATCGTGATCCTGAGCCTCGTGGTCTCCGGCGCGCTGGTCTACCCGGCGGTCGCGATGCTGGGACAGCAGATCGGGTTCACCCTGACGCTGGCCGGTATCGCCGGTCTCATCGTGGCCATCGGTATCACCGCCGACTCCTTCGTGGTGTTCTTCGAACGATTGAAGGACGAGATGAAGGAGGGCAGATCACCGCGCAGCGCCGTCCCCAGAGCCTGGGTGCGTGCACGCCGCACGATCATGTCGGCCAACACCGTGTCCATTCTGGCCTCGATCATCCTGTACTTCCTGGCGATCGGTGCGGTCAAGGGATTCGCGTTCACCCTGGGACTGTCGACCATCATGGACATCGTCGTGGTGTTCCTGTTCACCCACCCGGTGGTGTCGTGGATGTCGCGGCGCGGCCGGGTCCTCTCCTCGGCGCGGCTCTCGGGCCTGTACTCCGGTACCGCCATCGGTTCGCGTCCCACCAGTGGCGCCGTCGCCGTGAAGGAGTCGTAA